A window from Rhizosphaericola mali encodes these proteins:
- a CDS encoding NAD(P)/FAD-dependent oxidoreductase gives MLVLLTGTNHILGHRIWSKNFPKISETIEVKYLIIGGGISGLSAARRLVNKDIKDFKLLELESHVGGNSSNGENKYSKYPRGAHYLPLPNIEDKELINFLVEQKIIVGFDNGKPIFDEFQLSFPPQERLYYNGDWQEDLVPKKGISNEVQNEFIRFFGLMNDYRTKKDSLGKYYFDIPIIQSSSVEEVKLLDLVTMKEWLLEHNFHSEQLHWYVNYSCCDDFGIGIDLVSAWAGIHYFAGRKQNSANNKMDNVLTWPEGNAHLAHLLASFSSKNTIKNNIVYDVKWNDDKVEISSFNSTSNQSIRYVVDKVIVATPQFINQYLIEGRKELTKAFNYAPWIVSAITISESLDNGSFPLAWDNVIYGGVGVGYVYNQNQNINQQNDIKVISYYLPFSNKDFKSGRRKLYSKSESYWTKCIIEDISLAHPNIEEFILSIEIFRLGHGMISPVKGFIFSKEKLAAAKPIDNKIFFAHSDLSGISIFEEAFHQGIRAADQMINFD, from the coding sequence ATGTTAGTTCTGCTTACAGGGACTAATCACATATTGGGACATCGCATTTGGAGTAAAAATTTCCCAAAAATAAGTGAAACTATAGAGGTTAAATATTTAATTATAGGCGGTGGTATTTCTGGTTTGTCAGCGGCTCGACGGCTTGTAAATAAAGATATTAAAGATTTTAAATTGTTGGAGTTAGAATCACATGTAGGTGGTAATTCGTCTAATGGAGAAAATAAATATTCTAAATATCCGAGAGGTGCACACTATCTCCCATTGCCAAATATTGAAGATAAGGAGTTGATAAATTTTTTAGTTGAGCAAAAAATTATTGTCGGATTTGATAATGGAAAACCAATTTTCGATGAATTTCAGCTTTCTTTTCCACCACAAGAAAGATTATATTACAATGGCGATTGGCAAGAAGATCTTGTTCCTAAAAAAGGAATTTCGAATGAAGTTCAAAATGAATTTATTCGCTTTTTTGGATTGATGAACGATTATAGAACGAAGAAAGATTCTTTGGGCAAATACTATTTTGATATCCCTATAATTCAATCCTCCTCGGTAGAGGAAGTAAAACTGTTAGATCTTGTGACTATGAAGGAATGGTTGTTAGAACATAATTTTCATAGTGAACAATTGCATTGGTATGTTAATTATAGTTGTTGCGATGATTTCGGTATTGGGATTGATTTGGTTTCTGCTTGGGCTGGGATTCATTATTTCGCTGGTCGTAAACAAAATAGTGCCAATAACAAAATGGATAACGTATTGACTTGGCCAGAAGGAAATGCTCATCTGGCACATTTATTAGCTTCATTTTCAAGTAAGAATACGATTAAAAATAACATAGTCTATGATGTTAAATGGAATGATGACAAAGTGGAAATTTCTTCTTTTAATTCAACTTCAAACCAAAGTATTCGCTATGTAGTAGATAAAGTAATAGTAGCCACACCGCAATTTATTAATCAGTATTTGATAGAAGGACGCAAAGAGTTGACGAAAGCGTTCAACTATGCACCTTGGATAGTAAGTGCTATTACTATTAGTGAAAGTTTAGATAATGGTAGTTTTCCATTGGCTTGGGATAATGTTATATATGGAGGTGTTGGTGTAGGGTATGTTTACAATCAAAATCAAAATATAAATCAACAGAATGATATAAAAGTAATTAGTTATTATTTACCTTTTTCAAATAAAGATTTTAAGAGTGGTAGACGAAAATTGTATTCAAAGTCGGAATCTTATTGGACTAAATGTATCATCGAAGATATCTCATTAGCCCATCCGAATATTGAAGAGTTCATACTATCTATAGAAATATTTAGATTGGGACATGGTATGATTAGTCCAGTGAAAGGTTTTATATTTAGTAAAGAAAAGTTAGCTGCAGCTAAACCAATTGATAACAAGATTTTTTTTGCACACAGTGACTTATCGGGTATTTCAATATTTGAAGAGGCTTTTCATCAAGGTATAAGAGCCGCTGATCAAATGATAAATTTTGATTAA